In Ovis aries strain OAR_USU_Benz2616 breed Rambouillet chromosome 8, ARS-UI_Ramb_v3.0, whole genome shotgun sequence, a single window of DNA contains:
- the LOC114116085 gene encoding UL16-binding protein 1-like isoform X3, whose amino-acid sequence MGGSKISVVLLSIVLFSGTSSDPHSLSYNFTIDPQPRDDQPWCEVQGEVDQKVFLSYDCGTAKIKYMSPLGEEVKSMSAWEAQTVTLRDTGDLLQGQMHDVTLEKHTDKGPLTLQARMTCWHEDNGHTNASWEFGFNGQLCLLFDSENGHWTVVHPGGRQMKEKWENDRDVTDFFKKVSMGDCQAWLQTFLVCWEKMLKTSASLTMGPSTVQLKAPAIKHITWILPVVLTSFTITVFLG is encoded by the exons ATGGGTGGCTCCAAGATCAGTGTCGTTTTGCTTTCCATTGTCTTGTTCAGCGGAACGTCCAGCG ACCCTCATTCTCTTTCCTATAATTTCACCATCGATCCTCAGCCCAGAGATGATCAGCCATGGTGTGAGGTTCAAGGAGAAGTTGATCAAAAGGTCTTTCTCTCCTATGACTGTGGTACAGCTAAGATCAAGTACATGAGTCCATTGGGAGAGGAAGTGAAAAGTATGAGCGCCTGGGAAGCACAGACTGTCACACTCAGAGACACTGGAGACTTGCTCCAGGGGCAGATGCATGACGTTACACTGGAGAAACATACAGACAAGG GCCCTCTGACCCTGCAGGCCAGGATGACATGCTGGCATGAAGACAATGGACACACCAATGCATCCTGGGAGTTTGGCTTCAATGGACAACTGTGCCTCCTCTTTGATTCAGAGAATGGACACTGGACAGTGGTTCATCCTGGAGGGAGACAGATGAAAGAGAAATGGGAGAATGACAGGGATGTGACCGACTTCTTCAAGAAGGTCTCCATGGGAGACTGTCAGGCCTGGCTTCAGACTTTCTTGGTGTGCTGGGAGAAAATGTTGAAGACCTCGG CATCACTGACCATGGGACCCTCTACAGTGCAGCTCAAGGCCCCAGCCATCAAGCACATCACCTGGATCCTCCCGGTAGTCCTCACCAGTTTCACCATAACTGTCTTCCTGGGCTGA
- the LOC114116085 gene encoding UL16-binding protein 1-like isoform X4, which produces MGGSKISVVLLSIVLFSGTSSDPHSLSYNFTIDPQPRDDQPWCEVQGEVDQKVFLSYDCGTAKIKYMSPLGEEVKSMSAWEAQTVTLRDTGDLLQGQMHDVTLEKHTDKGPLTLQARMTCWHEDNGHTNASWEFGFNGQLCLLFDSENGHWTVVHPGGRQMKEKWENDRDVTDFFKKVSMGDCQAWLQTFLVCWEKMLKTSESSFKCQQYYFGKSVNTASAVAPEDCILRSPSLMSQQD; this is translated from the exons ATGGGTGGCTCCAAGATCAGTGTCGTTTTGCTTTCCATTGTCTTGTTCAGCGGAACGTCCAGCG ACCCTCATTCTCTTTCCTATAATTTCACCATCGATCCTCAGCCCAGAGATGATCAGCCATGGTGTGAGGTTCAAGGAGAAGTTGATCAAAAGGTCTTTCTCTCCTATGACTGTGGTACAGCTAAGATCAAGTACATGAGTCCATTGGGAGAGGAAGTGAAAAGTATGAGCGCCTGGGAAGCACAGACTGTCACACTCAGAGACACTGGAGACTTGCTCCAGGGGCAGATGCATGACGTTACACTGGAGAAACATACAGACAAGG GCCCTCTGACCCTGCAGGCCAGGATGACATGCTGGCATGAAGACAATGGACACACCAATGCATCCTGGGAGTTTGGCTTCAATGGACAACTGTGCCTCCTCTTTGATTCAGAGAATGGACACTGGACAGTGGTTCATCCTGGAGGGAGACAGATGAAAGAGAAATGGGAGAATGACAGGGATGTGACCGACTTCTTCAAGAAGGTCTCCATGGGAGACTGTCAGGCCTGGCTTCAGACTTTCTTGGTGTGCTGGGAGAAAATGTTGAAGACCTCGG AATCTTCTTTCAAATGTCAACAATACTACTTCGGGAAATCTGTCAATACCGCCTCTGCTGTAGCTCCTGAGGACTGCATCCTCAGGTCACCGTCTCTGATGTCACAGCAGGACTGA